A section of the Agrobacterium tumefaciens genome encodes:
- a CDS encoding alpha/beta hydrolase family protein: MPDKRSLSSYVGREECGAMSPGLTRRGLLAGTVGLSAALILPPAVKAGIPAPDVLPLERQDYAEARRHFHTRLLRKMAAPEKSAALGTPAGAERVTYPGGPDGSIQLVAWLSHYQPSKTLKPAVLFLHGGNATGDGHWALMKPYWEAGFVVLLPSFRGENGQIGNYSGFYDETADALAAATYLENLPGIDRKRFFIAGHSNGGTLTLLASMSRKFRAAAPISAGVNSWRYFNRYTEEICFDETDEREFIMRSSVCFGPSLKCPALLLRGTEERPFDADHQLFVDRTVPSGFKVDKKLLPGTHNGVVPGAVEESIRFFNQFA; this comes from the coding sequence ATGCCAGACAAGCGCTCTCTTTCCTCATATGTCGGACGGGAAGAATGCGGCGCGATGTCGCCCGGCTTAACGCGGCGCGGCCTGCTTGCCGGGACCGTTGGGCTGTCAGCGGCCTTGATCCTGCCGCCGGCTGTGAAAGCCGGCATTCCCGCCCCGGATGTTTTGCCGCTGGAACGGCAGGATTATGCAGAGGCCCGCCGACATTTCCACACCCGTCTGCTGCGCAAGATGGCCGCGCCGGAAAAATCCGCAGCGCTGGGCACGCCTGCCGGGGCGGAGCGCGTTACCTATCCTGGCGGGCCGGATGGTTCGATTCAACTTGTCGCCTGGCTTTCCCACTACCAACCATCGAAGACGCTGAAGCCCGCCGTCCTGTTCCTGCACGGCGGCAACGCCACGGGCGATGGCCACTGGGCCCTGATGAAGCCCTACTGGGAGGCCGGTTTCGTCGTGCTGCTGCCATCCTTTCGGGGTGAAAACGGCCAGATCGGCAACTATTCCGGTTTTTACGACGAAACGGCGGATGCACTGGCGGCGGCGACCTATCTTGAAAATCTACCCGGCATTGACAGGAAGCGGTTCTTCATCGCCGGTCATTCCAATGGCGGCACGTTGACGCTTCTCGCCTCCATGAGCCGAAAGTTTCGCGCCGCAGCCCCCATCTCGGCCGGCGTCAATTCCTGGCGCTACTTCAATCGATATACCGAGGAAATCTGTTTCGACGAGACCGACGAGCGCGAATTCATCATGCGTTCTTCCGTCTGTTTTGGCCCCAGCCTCAAATGCCCGGCGCTGCTTTTGCGCGGCACGGAGGAGCGGCCCTTCGACGCCGATCACCAGCTTTTTGTTGATCGGACCGTGCCCTCCGGCTTCAAGGTGGATAAAAAACTGCTGCCCGGAACCCACAATGGTGTGGTGCCGGGCGCAGTGGAGGAAAGCATCCGCTTTTTCAACCAGTTTGCGTGA
- a CDS encoding cisplatin damage response ATP-dependent DNA ligase, with protein sequence MKAFATLLDRLVLTPSRNGKLKLLTDYFRDTPDPDRGYGLAAIAGTLDLKSVKPAMLRELVLERMDEVLFRYSYDYVGDLAETISLVWGNIGGADDSEAQDPRLGEVVTLMNSLGRTEVRGAVRDLLDRLDTSSRFAFLKLATGSLRIGVSARLARQALADFAGKDIIEIETLWHGLAPPYTTLFAWLEGKSDRPVLATPAIFHSVMLATPVADGDLDTLDPDDYAAEWKWDGIRVQLSRAGETRKLYSRSGDDISGAFPDVLDAIDFEGVMDGELLIGGTARSNNLTRTFSDLQQRLNRKTVTAKMLDDYPAFIRAYDLLFDGESDIRAQTYVDRRGRLSDIIEHAPHDRFDLSPLIDFSSWQELDTLRAAPPDPVIEGVMIKRRDSTYQAGRAKGPWFKWKRDPYNIDAVMMYAQRGHGKRSSYYSDFTFGVWAEGEDGEQLVPVGKAYFGFTDAELEVLDKFVRDNTVERFGPVRAVRATPEFGFVLEVAFEGINRSTRHKSGVAMRFPRIARLRADKLPAEADRLSTLVAMIDGVDG encoded by the coding sequence ATGAAAGCCTTTGCCACGCTTCTCGACCGCCTCGTGTTGACGCCTTCGCGCAATGGCAAGCTGAAGCTGCTCACCGACTATTTCCGCGATACGCCCGATCCCGACCGGGGTTACGGGCTGGCGGCCATTGCCGGCACGCTGGATCTGAAAAGCGTCAAGCCGGCCATGCTGCGCGAACTGGTGCTGGAGCGCATGGACGAAGTGCTGTTCCGCTATTCCTACGATTATGTCGGCGATCTGGCCGAAACCATTTCGCTGGTCTGGGGCAACATCGGCGGTGCCGATGATTCCGAGGCGCAGGACCCGCGCCTGGGCGAAGTCGTCACCTTGATGAATTCACTCGGCCGCACGGAGGTGCGCGGCGCGGTGCGCGATCTCCTGGACCGGCTCGATACGTCTTCGCGTTTCGCTTTCCTCAAACTTGCCACCGGCAGCCTGCGCATCGGCGTTTCAGCGCGGCTGGCGCGTCAGGCGCTGGCGGACTTTGCGGGGAAAGACATCATCGAGATCGAGACCCTGTGGCATGGTCTTGCGCCGCCGTACACGACGCTCTTCGCGTGGCTGGAGGGCAAGTCTGACCGGCCGGTGCTGGCGACGCCCGCCATTTTCCATTCGGTCATGCTCGCAACGCCGGTCGCCGATGGCGACCTCGATACGCTCGACCCCGACGACTACGCGGCGGAATGGAAATGGGACGGCATTCGGGTGCAACTGTCCCGCGCCGGTGAGACGCGCAAACTCTATTCGCGCTCCGGCGATGATATCTCCGGCGCCTTTCCCGATGTCCTCGATGCGATCGACTTTGAAGGCGTGATGGATGGCGAATTGTTGATCGGCGGCACGGCGCGCTCCAACAATCTGACCCGCACCTTTTCCGATCTGCAGCAGCGTCTGAACCGCAAGACGGTGACGGCAAAAATGCTGGACGATTACCCGGCCTTCATTCGCGCTTATGATCTTCTGTTTGACGGTGAAAGCGATATTCGCGCGCAGACCTATGTTGACCGTCGTGGCCGTTTGTCCGACATCATCGAGCACGCCCCGCACGACCGCTTCGACCTTTCGCCGTTGATCGATTTTTCCAGCTGGCAGGAATTGGACACGTTGCGCGCCGCACCACCCGATCCGGTCATCGAGGGTGTCATGATCAAGCGGCGCGACAGCACCTATCAGGCCGGACGCGCCAAGGGCCCGTGGTTCAAATGGAAACGTGATCCCTATAATATCGATGCCGTGATGATGTATGCCCAGCGCGGCCACGGCAAGCGGTCCAGCTATTATTCCGACTTCACCTTCGGCGTCTGGGCGGAAGGCGAGGATGGCGAGCAGCTGGTGCCGGTCGGCAAGGCCTATTTCGGCTTCACCGACGCGGAGCTCGAGGTTCTGGACAAGTTTGTTCGCGACAATACCGTCGAGCGTTTTGGCCCCGTGCGGGCCGTGCGCGCCACGCCGGAGTTCGGTTTTGTGCTTGAGGTGGCGTTTGAAGGAATCAACCGCTCCACCCGCCACAAGTCTGGCGTGGCCATGCGCTTCCCGCGCATTGCAAGGCTGCGCGCCGACAAGCTGCCAGCCGAAGCGGACAGGCTTTCGACGCTGGTGGCGATGATCGATGGCGTGGATGGATAG